The following coding sequences lie in one Lolium perenne isolate Kyuss_39 chromosome 2, Kyuss_2.0, whole genome shotgun sequence genomic window:
- the LOC127335438 gene encoding probable protein phosphatase 2C 42, translated as MKNVWEQNFAVSAISREPVVSKTTQRGENDRLEYAVSSMQGYRVNMEDAHATIGDLDVSTATSFFGVYDGHGGPAVSMFCARHLHVEVRNHPGFKDNLPTAVASAFVRMDQMMITEEGLRELSRYGFPSRKLTVKDKLMSCACLKVKKHTGPIDVGSTACVALIRGDQIIVGNAGDCRCVLSRNGQAIILTTDHKPSVPAEKQRIENAGRSVTVTGGASRIDNGIAVSRSIGDMRYKTNSRLTPAQQALTSSPEIRLEKITDDTEFLVMACDGVWDVVLNQGLIEIIRGNMKSGKDLGKICEAILDMCVEPPQPSVDNMTILLVRFKHTAQAPARSKAKEQSGNDDDLHGKRKGKAAAAPHRRSF; from the exons ATGAAGAACGTCTG GGAACAAAACTTTGCTGTGAGTGCAATCAGCAGAGAGCCCGTGGTATCAAAGACTACGCAAAGGGGAGAGAATGACAGGCTTGAGTATGCTGTGTCGTCTATGCAAGGTTACCGTGTAAACATGGAGGATGCT CATGCAACCATTGGAGATCTGGATGTTTCCACTGCCACATCATTCTTTGGTGTTTATGATGGCCATGGAG GACCTGCTGTATCAATGTTCTGTGCGCGACATCTTCATGTTGAGGTTCGGAACCATCCAGGGTTTAAAGACAATCTGCCTACTGCAGTGGCGAGCGCTTTCGTCAG AATGGATCAGATGATGATAACGGAGGAGGGACTGAGGGAGTTATCTCGGTACGGTTTTCCTAGTAGGAAATTAACTGTCAAGGATAAGTTAATGAGTTGTGCTTGTTTGAAAGTGAAG AAACACACCGGCCCAATAGATGTGGGAAGTACCGCCTGTGTGGCTCTCATTAGAGGCGACCAGATCATTGTTGGGAATGCTGGTGATTGTCGTTGTGTGCTCTCACGGAATGGTCAG GCAATTATTTTGACCACCGATCACAAACCAAGTGTTCCGGCTGAAAAACAGAGAATAGAGAATGCTGGACGTTCCGTAACAGTTACTGGAGGTGCCAGTCGTATTGATAATGGAATTGCAGTCTCAAGATCAATCG GTGATATGAGGTACAAAACAAATAGTCGGTTAACCCCTGCACAGCAAGCATTGACTAGTTCTCCTGAAATTCGCTTG GAAAAAATTACCGATGATACTGAGTTTCTTGTCATGGCATGCGATGGAGTCTG GGATGTAGTGCTGAACCAGGGTTTGATTGAAATTATACGCGGGAACATGAAATCT GGGAAGGACCTGGGGAAGATATGTGAGGCCATTCTTGATATGTGCGTAGAGCCACCTCAACCATCGGTGGATAACATGACCATCCTACTGGTCCGGTTTAAGCACACCGCCCAAGCTCCTGCCAGGAGCAAGGCCAAGGAGCAGTCCGGCAACGATGACGACCTGCACGGCAAGAGAAAGGGCAAAGCTGCCGCCGCCCCTCACCGCAGAAGCTTCTGA
- the LOC127329254 gene encoding uncharacterized protein, with the protein MAPTAAPVWSLTPPSEFKPSGHEIIAQYLTPRALRGDTAAAPDLVADDVDVFSAATPAALPFPHSSGSRSGEVWGYFYGDYPIDGARPVPGGYWVRYGPEKEYVRGHGRAKEAIAFRRRLVFLTAMEGGDGRVVVGPSPFFMKEYRLNKGATAFRAASIRPGPKANMDCVVRKIFAKTPPPPPACSSVEQEIPASRYVDEDAGYSSDEDQKRYRCHVEEEPARRRGPLLLV; encoded by the coding sequence ATGGCGCCCACGGCCGCGCCCGTGTGGAGCCTGACGCCGCCGTCCGAGTTCAAGCCCAGCGGCCACGAGATCATCGCGCAGTACCTCACCCCCAGGGCGCTCCGCGGCgacaccgccgccgcccccgacctCGTCGCGGACGACGTCGACGTCTTCTCCGCCGCGACCCCCGCGGCACTCCCCTTCCCCCACAGCAGCGGCAGCCGCAGCGGGGAGGTGTGGGGCTACTTCTACGGGGACTACCCCATCGACGGCGCGCGGCCGGTGCCTGGCGGGTACTGGGTGCGGTACGGCCCCGAGAAGGAGTACGTGCGCGGCCACGGCCGCGCCAAGGAGGCGATCGCGTTCCGACGCAGGCTCGTCTTCCTCACGGCCATGGAGGGCGGCGACGGCAGGGTGGTCGTGGGCCCGTCGCCGTTCTTCATGAAGGAGTACCGGCTCAACAAGGGCGCCACCGCCTTCCGCGCCGCCTCCATCCGGCCCGGCCCCAAGGCGAACATGGACTGCGTGGTCCGCAAGATCTTCGCGAagacgccgccgcctccgccggcgtGCAGCTCCGTCGAGCAGGAGATCCCGGCGTCCAGGTACGTGGACGAGGATGCCGGGTACTCCAGCGACGAGGACCAGAAGCGCTACCGCTGCCACGTCGAGGAAGAACCGGCGAGGAGGCGCGGGCCGCTCTTGCTTGTGTGA